In the genome of Raphanus sativus cultivar WK10039 unplaced genomic scaffold, ASM80110v3 Scaffold3200, whole genome shotgun sequence, the window CTATATATAGTTTCGATAAGACAAGATTATGATGTAACTTACATAGTATACACCTTTTATTTCGGCTTTACAACACATTGATTGATCTGATTATAcactttatttctttatatgtcacatgtaatttatataataattgaaaaaatcaATGGAGATTactgttttctttgttttgacgATATAGACAAAGATACTCTGTTTATATAGCCTTTACTTTAAAGTTAAAGATTTAAATTAAAGCAACTTTTGTTTTCGGAAATATGTTTGGCGTGGCAAATAATCGATTGATTTGTAATGAATTCATTAAACTGTCTCTGTTCCTATGACTGTTACAGGTTGCTGTACAGTTTATTTACCTTGCAGTATACTCTTGCATCGTCGCCTTCCTCCGTAAGCATACTACTTTCTACGTGTCTCTTGCCCTAACTTGTACTCCAAGCTAAAAGTTTCTTACCTAATTCTTCAACAGAGGTGTCATGCTGGATGGTAACTGGAGAACGTCAATCCGCTACAATTCGTGGTCTATACCTGAAAACGATACTAAGACAAGACATTGGCTTCTTTGATACGGAGACAACCACCGGAGAAGTCATCGGGAGAATGTCTGGAGACACTATTCTGATTCAAGAGGCAATGGGAGAGAAGGTGATTTATAATTTCAACTACAAACAATGATTTCTTGCGAAGCAAGATACCTGATAGATTGATGTTTTAGGTTGGCAAGTTTCTACAACTAGTAGCAACGTTCTTGGGAGGATTTGCGATTGCATTTATAAAAGGGTGGAGACTAGCGGTCGTTCTTCTTGGTTGCATACCTCTGGTTGTGGTTGCTGGTGGTGCAATGGCTTCCATCATGTCTAAAATGGCTGGTCGTGGTCAAGTGGCCTATGCAGATGCTGGAAACGTTGTTGAACAAACCGTTGGAGCCATTAGAACAGTGAgtcttctctctgtttttttttttccaaacttGCGACGCACGTTTATAAATCCTTTTTTAATTTATCAGGTAGTAGCGTTTACGGGAGAGAAACAAGCAACCGAAAAATACGAAAGCAAGCTCGAGATCGCTTACAAGACAATGGTTACACAAGGTTTGATCTCTGGTCTAGGTCTCGGTACAATGCTAGCCGCGATCTTCTGTAGCTACAGTTTAGCAGTTTGGTATGGGGCAAAGCTAATCATAGGGAAAGGCTACAATGGTGGACAAGTCATCAACGTGATCTTCGCCGTCCTTACCGGAGGAATGTGAGTTAGAAACCTTAATTTAATTCATTGCATAGATCTTACTTGTTCCTCACGCTACCCTTGTGTGTTTGTCAGGTCGTTAGGGCAAGCATCTCCTAGTATGAATGCATTCGGTGCAGGACGAGCTGCTGCTTACAAAATGTTTGAAACGATACAGAGAAGCCCCAAGATCGATGCTTACGACATGAGCGGTTCTGTTCTCGAGGATATTAAAGGAGACATTGAGCTGAGAGATGTTTACTTTAGGTATCCCGCTAGACCCGACGTTCAAATCTTCGCTGGATTCTCGCTCTTTGTACCGAATGGCACGACCATGGCTCTTGTGGGACAGAGCGGGAGCGGGAAGTCTACCGTCATCTCTCTAATCGAGAGGTTCTATGATCCAGAATCAGGAGAAGTGTTGATAGACAATGTTGACTTGAAGAAGCTTCAGCTCAAATGGATTAGAAGCAAAATAGGTTTGGTTAGCCAGGAGCCTGTTCTGTTCGCGACCACCATTAAGGAGAACATTGCTTACGGGAAAGAAGACGCTACTAATGAGGAGATTCGAACCGCTATCGAGCTTGCCAACGCTGCCAAGTTCATTGACAAGCTCCCACAGGTGCGTTCAAATAGTATAACTAAACTTGAAGTGGTATGCTTGTGTTTGGTTATTTAATGAAGTTGTCTTGGTCTTTAGGGCTTGGACACGATGGTAGGAGAGCACGGGACGCAAATGTCTGGAGGACAGAAACAGAGGCTAGCAATAGCTAGGGCGATTTTGAAAAACCCTAAGATCTTGCTTCTAGATGAAGCAACAAGTGCATTAGACGCTGAATCCGAACGCATTGTCCAAGACGCGCTCGTGAACCTTATGTCGAACCGGACAACCGTCGTGGTCGCTCACCGGTTGACAACAATAAAAACCGCGGACACAATTGCAGTTGTTCACCATGGCAAAATCGTCGAAAAAGGTATAACCGTCGCTAAAACCTAACCTGTTTTTGAAACAGTGACGTGCTCTCTAAGTAATCGTTTGTGGCATGTTTTTGTAGGGACTCACGATGAGATGATACAAGATCCAGAAGGAGCTTATTCACAGCTGGTTCGTCTTCAAGAAGGCTCAAAAGAGAAAGCTACCGAATCAGAGATACCTGAAACGAGCTCAGGCCTTGAGAGATCAGGAAGCAACAGGCTGTCATCAGCGATGAGAAGATCGGTTAGCCGAGACTCGTCGAGCAGCCGCCACTCTTTCTCTCTGACTTCAAACTTCTTCATACCAGCAGCGGTTAACGTTAACGAGGCGGATGAAAACGAGCAGGAGACACGAACCGTGAGGCACAAGAAAGTATCACTGACACGTCTAGCTCACCTCAACAAACCGGAGCTTCCGGTTCTGATTCTCGGTTCGTTTGCTGCAATGGTTCACGGAACGTTGTTCCCCATCTTCGGTTTGCTGCTTTCGAGCTCCATCAACATGTTCTACTACCCAGCAGAGAAACTAAAGAAAGATTCACGTTTCTGGGCGTTGATCTACATCGCTCTCGGTGTAGCCAACTTCGTCGTGATCCCGGTTCAAAACTACTTGTTTGGTATTGCTGGAGGGAAGCTGATTAAACGCATTAGATCCATGTCGTTTGATAAAGTGGTTCATCAAGAAATCAGCTGGTTCGATGACACAGCAAACTCCAGGTAATATATAATCTCTCTTCGAGTCCAACCGCTAAACGTTGTGTTTATTTTTGCATTATTTCGTAACGTTTGTTTGCATTTTGTTT includes:
- the LOC108854828 gene encoding ABC transporter B family member 9, which produces MKKEEERDETMKKNGGENQKVSFFKLFSFADRTDVALMTIGTISAVANGVTQPLMTLIFGQLINAFGTTDPDHMVKEVWKVAVQFIYLAVYSCIVAFLQVSCWMVTGERQSATIRGLYLKTILRQDIGFFDTETTTGEVIGRMSGDTILIQEAMGEKVGKFLQLVATFLGGFAIAFIKGWRLAVVLLGCIPLVVVAGGAMASIMSKMAGRGQVAYADAGNVVEQTVGAIRTVVAFTGEKQATEKYESKLEIAYKTMVTQGLISGLGLGTMLAAIFCSYSLAVWYGAKLIIGKGYNGGQVINVIFAVLTGGMSLGQASPSMNAFGAGRAAAYKMFETIQRSPKIDAYDMSGSVLEDIKGDIELRDVYFRYPARPDVQIFAGFSLFVPNGTTMALVGQSGSGKSTVISLIERFYDPESGEVLIDNVDLKKLQLKWIRSKIGLVSQEPVLFATTIKENIAYGKEDATNEEIRTAIELANAAKFIDKLPQGLDTMVGEHGTQMSGGQKQRLAIARAILKNPKILLLDEATSALDAESERIVQDALVNLMSNRTTVVVAHRLTTIKTADTIAVVHHGKIVEKGTHDEMIQDPEGAYSQLVRLQEGSKEKATESEIPETSSGLERSGSNRLSSAMRRSVSRDSSSSRHSFSLTSNFFIPAAVNVNEADENEQETRTVRHKKVSLTRLAHLNKPELPVLILGSFAAMVHGTLFPIFGLLLSSSINMFYYPAEKLKKDSRFWALIYIALGVANFVVIPVQNYLFGIAGGKLIKRIRSMSFDKVVHQEISWFDDTANSSGAIGARLSTDATTVRSLVGDALALIVQNIATVTAGLIIAFTANWMLALVVLAVSPFLVMQGYVQTKFLTGFSADAKIMYEEASQVANDAVSSIRTIASFCAEDKVMDLYQQKCDGPKKQGVRLGLISGAGFGSSFFILYCTNALCFFIGALLVQQGRATFGEVFKVFFALTITAIGVSQTSALAPDSNKAKDSAASIFDILDSKPKIDSSSDEGTTLQNVKGDIEFRHVSFRYPMRPDVQIFRDLCLNIPSGKTVALVGESGSGKSTVISMIERFYNPDSGMILIDQVEIQTLKLSWLRQQMGLVSQEPVLFNETIRSNIAYGKTGGATEEEIISAAQAANAHNFISSLPQGYETSVGERGVQLSGGQKQRIAIARAILKDPKILLLDEATSALDAESERVVQDALDRVMVNRTTVVVAHRLTTIKNADVIAVVKNGVIAEKGRHETLMKISGGAYASLVTLHMTSS